In Cucurbita pepo subsp. pepo cultivar mu-cu-16 chromosome LG04, ASM280686v2, whole genome shotgun sequence, the following are encoded in one genomic region:
- the LOC111793472 gene encoding zinc finger CCCH domain-containing protein 32-like isoform X2, whose protein sequence is MGEEFRKRNTDCVYFLASPLTCKKGFDCEYRHSEIARLNPRDCYYWLAGNCLNAACSFRHPPMDGAAGKVFESSQSSVPVNKTNIPCYFYFNGFCSKGDTCTFLHGNDIPVAARSTKIGNTSSSEDKTASSHKNGLASTDADAFLHPSKKVVGPTIEGTFRESLSHPSAENVSIRSACAKISLPECEKVAVDEPVSLPLTEGSKYSRSHVHVVADQSYEEPMMDSSEDENPLESSTGFDVVVGHESENLDSDDDSEYLLSTNLEQRELDTELCRDDDEDYIAYEPMHSDLELLYEREMHSYDHLERNSVLSNDRNVISCSRGKLIKSLFTRKRKLTLMNIDSEEWNRTDLRSYLQRDGVSGNGSIIGLSRRRNGMSRRTSRNFAKPWKDGLYHPTLGRRLPLHVGKVSGESLSENLTFSNSISGYRSFRHSRQYKPCRYYDGYRLARRQHPLSNISRRPVSREPVPRDHGFNLKSVPFKGPKTLSQIKDEKRKVEENRGLSMKKRHSIGCASSSADFRGPKPLSDILKDKRKVEKLVKEIIS, encoded by the exons GGGTTTGATTGCGAGTATCGGCACAGCGAGATTGCTAGGCTGAACCCAAGAGATTGTTACTACTGGCTGGCGGGAAACTGCTTGAATGCAGCCTGTAGTTTTCGCCACCCG CCAATGGATGGTGCTGCTGGAAAAGTGTTTGAATCTTCTCAATCTTCTGTACCTGTGAATAAGACAAATATTCcctgttatttttatttcaatggcTTCTGCAGTAAAGGCGATACATGCACTTTTTTGCATGGCAATGATATTCCTGTTGCTGCAAGATCTACTAAGATAGGCAATACATCTTCCTCTGAAGATAAAACAGCTTCATCTCACAAAAATGGACTAGCCTCTACAGATGCAGATGCATTTCTTCATCCATCCAAAAAAGTAGTTGGTCCAACAATTGAGGGGACATTTCGGGAGAGTCTCAGTCATCCCTCTGCTGAAAATGTTTCGATTAGAAGTGCCTGTGCAAAGATCTCGTTGCCCGAGTGTGAAAAAGTGGCTGTTGATGAGCCTGTCTCCTTACCTCTGACTGAAGGATCTAAATATAGTAGATCTCATGTACATGTAGTTGCAGATCAGAGTTATGAGGAGCCAATGATGGACAGTTCAGAGGACGAAAACCCCTTGGAGTCATCCACTGGCTTTGATGTTGTTGTAGGCCACGAGTCGGAGAATTTGGATAGTGATGATGATTCAGAGTACCTTCTATCAACTAATCTGGAGCAAAGAGAACTGGATACTGAATTATGCAGGGACGACGATGAAGACTATATTGCATATGAGCCCATGCATTCTGATTTAGAACTTCTTTATGAACGTGAGATGCACTCATATGACCATTTAGAGCGCAATTCTGTCCTTTCCAATGACAGGAACGTTATCAGCTGCTCGAGAGGGAAACTTATCAAGTCCTTGTTtactcgaaagagaaagctcacACTCATGAATATAGATTCAGAGGAATGGAATCGTACCGATCTTCGAAGTTATCTGCAGAGAGACGGTGTTTCTGGAAATGGTTCAATTATTGgtttatcaaggagaagaaacGGAATGTCTCGTCGAACAAGTAGAAACTTTGCAAAACCTTGGAAGGATGGTTTATATCACCCAACCCTTGGAAGAAGACTGCCATTACATGTGGGGAAGGTTTCTGGAGAATCACTCTCAGAAAATTTAACCTTTTCAAATAGTATTAGTGGTTATCGATCTTTTAGGCACTCTAGACAATACAAGCCCTGCAGGTATTACGACGGATATAGATTGGCCAGACGACAACATCCGCTGTCCAACATCTCAAGAAGACCTGTGTCGAGGGAACCCGTTCCAAGGGATCATGGATTCAATCTGAAGTCTGTTCCATTTAAAGGACCAAAGACCCTTTCTCAGATCAAGGACGAGAAGagaaaagtagaagaaaacaGAGGCTTGTCGATGAAAAAACGTCATTCGATCGGATGTGCTTCGTCCTCGGCTGACTTTAGAGGGCCAAAACCTTTGAGTGATATCCTTAAAGACAAAAGGAAGGTGGAGAAGCTTGTGAAGGAAATAATTAGTTAG
- the LOC111793472 gene encoding zinc finger CCCH domain-containing protein 32-like isoform X1 — translation MGEEFRKRNTDCVYFLASPLTCKKVCFCCLNNGFDCEYRHSEIARLNPRDCYYWLAGNCLNAACSFRHPPMDGAAGKVFESSQSSVPVNKTNIPCYFYFNGFCSKGDTCTFLHGNDIPVAARSTKIGNTSSSEDKTASSHKNGLASTDADAFLHPSKKVVGPTIEGTFRESLSHPSAENVSIRSACAKISLPECEKVAVDEPVSLPLTEGSKYSRSHVHVVADQSYEEPMMDSSEDENPLESSTGFDVVVGHESENLDSDDDSEYLLSTNLEQRELDTELCRDDDEDYIAYEPMHSDLELLYEREMHSYDHLERNSVLSNDRNVISCSRGKLIKSLFTRKRKLTLMNIDSEEWNRTDLRSYLQRDGVSGNGSIIGLSRRRNGMSRRTSRNFAKPWKDGLYHPTLGRRLPLHVGKVSGESLSENLTFSNSISGYRSFRHSRQYKPCRYYDGYRLARRQHPLSNISRRPVSREPVPRDHGFNLKSVPFKGPKTLSQIKDEKRKVEENRGLSMKKRHSIGCASSSADFRGPKPLSDILKDKRKVEKLVKEIIS, via the exons GGGTTTGATTGCGAGTATCGGCACAGCGAGATTGCTAGGCTGAACCCAAGAGATTGTTACTACTGGCTGGCGGGAAACTGCTTGAATGCAGCCTGTAGTTTTCGCCACCCG CCAATGGATGGTGCTGCTGGAAAAGTGTTTGAATCTTCTCAATCTTCTGTACCTGTGAATAAGACAAATATTCcctgttatttttatttcaatggcTTCTGCAGTAAAGGCGATACATGCACTTTTTTGCATGGCAATGATATTCCTGTTGCTGCAAGATCTACTAAGATAGGCAATACATCTTCCTCTGAAGATAAAACAGCTTCATCTCACAAAAATGGACTAGCCTCTACAGATGCAGATGCATTTCTTCATCCATCCAAAAAAGTAGTTGGTCCAACAATTGAGGGGACATTTCGGGAGAGTCTCAGTCATCCCTCTGCTGAAAATGTTTCGATTAGAAGTGCCTGTGCAAAGATCTCGTTGCCCGAGTGTGAAAAAGTGGCTGTTGATGAGCCTGTCTCCTTACCTCTGACTGAAGGATCTAAATATAGTAGATCTCATGTACATGTAGTTGCAGATCAGAGTTATGAGGAGCCAATGATGGACAGTTCAGAGGACGAAAACCCCTTGGAGTCATCCACTGGCTTTGATGTTGTTGTAGGCCACGAGTCGGAGAATTTGGATAGTGATGATGATTCAGAGTACCTTCTATCAACTAATCTGGAGCAAAGAGAACTGGATACTGAATTATGCAGGGACGACGATGAAGACTATATTGCATATGAGCCCATGCATTCTGATTTAGAACTTCTTTATGAACGTGAGATGCACTCATATGACCATTTAGAGCGCAATTCTGTCCTTTCCAATGACAGGAACGTTATCAGCTGCTCGAGAGGGAAACTTATCAAGTCCTTGTTtactcgaaagagaaagctcacACTCATGAATATAGATTCAGAGGAATGGAATCGTACCGATCTTCGAAGTTATCTGCAGAGAGACGGTGTTTCTGGAAATGGTTCAATTATTGgtttatcaaggagaagaaacGGAATGTCTCGTCGAACAAGTAGAAACTTTGCAAAACCTTGGAAGGATGGTTTATATCACCCAACCCTTGGAAGAAGACTGCCATTACATGTGGGGAAGGTTTCTGGAGAATCACTCTCAGAAAATTTAACCTTTTCAAATAGTATTAGTGGTTATCGATCTTTTAGGCACTCTAGACAATACAAGCCCTGCAGGTATTACGACGGATATAGATTGGCCAGACGACAACATCCGCTGTCCAACATCTCAAGAAGACCTGTGTCGAGGGAACCCGTTCCAAGGGATCATGGATTCAATCTGAAGTCTGTTCCATTTAAAGGACCAAAGACCCTTTCTCAGATCAAGGACGAGAAGagaaaagtagaagaaaacaGAGGCTTGTCGATGAAAAAACGTCATTCGATCGGATGTGCTTCGTCCTCGGCTGACTTTAGAGGGCCAAAACCTTTGAGTGATATCCTTAAAGACAAAAGGAAGGTGGAGAAGCTTGTGAAGGAAATAATTAGTTAG
- the LOC111793472 gene encoding zinc finger CCCH domain-containing protein 32-like isoform X3: protein MIMRFLDSNGFDCEYRHSEIARLNPRDCYYWLAGNCLNAACSFRHPPMDGAAGKVFESSQSSVPVNKTNIPCYFYFNGFCSKGDTCTFLHGNDIPVAARSTKIGNTSSSEDKTASSHKNGLASTDADAFLHPSKKVVGPTIEGTFRESLSHPSAENVSIRSACAKISLPECEKVAVDEPVSLPLTEGSKYSRSHVHVVADQSYEEPMMDSSEDENPLESSTGFDVVVGHESENLDSDDDSEYLLSTNLEQRELDTELCRDDDEDYIAYEPMHSDLELLYEREMHSYDHLERNSVLSNDRNVISCSRGKLIKSLFTRKRKLTLMNIDSEEWNRTDLRSYLQRDGVSGNGSIIGLSRRRNGMSRRTSRNFAKPWKDGLYHPTLGRRLPLHVGKVSGESLSENLTFSNSISGYRSFRHSRQYKPCRYYDGYRLARRQHPLSNISRRPVSREPVPRDHGFNLKSVPFKGPKTLSQIKDEKRKVEENRGLSMKKRHSIGCASSSADFRGPKPLSDILKDKRKVEKLVKEIIS, encoded by the exons TGATCATGAGATTTCTCGATTCTAAT GGGTTTGATTGCGAGTATCGGCACAGCGAGATTGCTAGGCTGAACCCAAGAGATTGTTACTACTGGCTGGCGGGAAACTGCTTGAATGCAGCCTGTAGTTTTCGCCACCCG CCAATGGATGGTGCTGCTGGAAAAGTGTTTGAATCTTCTCAATCTTCTGTACCTGTGAATAAGACAAATATTCcctgttatttttatttcaatggcTTCTGCAGTAAAGGCGATACATGCACTTTTTTGCATGGCAATGATATTCCTGTTGCTGCAAGATCTACTAAGATAGGCAATACATCTTCCTCTGAAGATAAAACAGCTTCATCTCACAAAAATGGACTAGCCTCTACAGATGCAGATGCATTTCTTCATCCATCCAAAAAAGTAGTTGGTCCAACAATTGAGGGGACATTTCGGGAGAGTCTCAGTCATCCCTCTGCTGAAAATGTTTCGATTAGAAGTGCCTGTGCAAAGATCTCGTTGCCCGAGTGTGAAAAAGTGGCTGTTGATGAGCCTGTCTCCTTACCTCTGACTGAAGGATCTAAATATAGTAGATCTCATGTACATGTAGTTGCAGATCAGAGTTATGAGGAGCCAATGATGGACAGTTCAGAGGACGAAAACCCCTTGGAGTCATCCACTGGCTTTGATGTTGTTGTAGGCCACGAGTCGGAGAATTTGGATAGTGATGATGATTCAGAGTACCTTCTATCAACTAATCTGGAGCAAAGAGAACTGGATACTGAATTATGCAGGGACGACGATGAAGACTATATTGCATATGAGCCCATGCATTCTGATTTAGAACTTCTTTATGAACGTGAGATGCACTCATATGACCATTTAGAGCGCAATTCTGTCCTTTCCAATGACAGGAACGTTATCAGCTGCTCGAGAGGGAAACTTATCAAGTCCTTGTTtactcgaaagagaaagctcacACTCATGAATATAGATTCAGAGGAATGGAATCGTACCGATCTTCGAAGTTATCTGCAGAGAGACGGTGTTTCTGGAAATGGTTCAATTATTGgtttatcaaggagaagaaacGGAATGTCTCGTCGAACAAGTAGAAACTTTGCAAAACCTTGGAAGGATGGTTTATATCACCCAACCCTTGGAAGAAGACTGCCATTACATGTGGGGAAGGTTTCTGGAGAATCACTCTCAGAAAATTTAACCTTTTCAAATAGTATTAGTGGTTATCGATCTTTTAGGCACTCTAGACAATACAAGCCCTGCAGGTATTACGACGGATATAGATTGGCCAGACGACAACATCCGCTGTCCAACATCTCAAGAAGACCTGTGTCGAGGGAACCCGTTCCAAGGGATCATGGATTCAATCTGAAGTCTGTTCCATTTAAAGGACCAAAGACCCTTTCTCAGATCAAGGACGAGAAGagaaaagtagaagaaaacaGAGGCTTGTCGATGAAAAAACGTCATTCGATCGGATGTGCTTCGTCCTCGGCTGACTTTAGAGGGCCAAAACCTTTGAGTGATATCCTTAAAGACAAAAGGAAGGTGGAGAAGCTTGTGAAGGAAATAATTAGTTAG
- the LOC111793347 gene encoding uncharacterized protein At1g15400-like, giving the protein MTGLQRSAVSFRRQGSSGLVWDDRFYSGELKPTKRHYEEHLQPDVVSLSKELRTCRSVGSTATSEGTRSSTVHRMEVISPSPTPSMGDPSSPKFTGCGFCGVFGRPIGGSRHQKSNKH; this is encoded by the coding sequence ATGACGGGCTTACAGAGGTCCGCCGTGTCGTTCCGGCGTCAGGGCTCCTCCGGCTTGGTCTGGGACGACAGATTCTACAGCGGCGAATTGAAACCCACAAAGCGTCACTATGAAGAACACCTTCAACCCGACGTCGTTTCTCTTTCCAAAGAGTTGAGGACTTGTCGCAGCGTCGGATCCACCGCCACCTCTGAAGGAACCCGATCTTCCACCGTCCACCGTATGGAGGTTATATCGCCGTCGCCAACGCCAAGTATGGGGGACCCATCTTCACCGAAGTTCACCGGCTGCGGATTCTGCGGCGTGTTTGGCCGCCCCATCGGCGGGTCTCGCCATCAGAAATCCAACAAACATTGA